AAGAGGCCGAAGCAATTCTTCAGGTAATGGAAGGACTTGATAATACCTTTGAAAGAGCAGTCAATATCATATTTAAATGTTCAGGGAGAGTAGTGCTTACCGGTATCGGTAAATCAGGCCTTGTTTGTAAAAAAATTGCTTCAACATTGTCAAGTGTGGGCACACCTGCTTTATTCCTCCACCCTGCAGACTCGTTACATGGAGACCTTGGCATGCTGCAAAAAGGCGATGTGCTGATTGTTGTCAGCAACAGCGGAGAAACAGACGAAGTTATAGGTATACTGCCCTGGATAAAAAGAATGGATATTGCTACCCTTGTTATTACTGGTAATACAGATTCATCAATAGCACAATACGGCGATGTAGTTCTCAGTATTAATGTTGATGAAGCATGTCCTTTCAATATAGTGCCTACATCAAGTACTACTGCAACACTCGCAATGGGCGATGCAATTGCCGTAGCCCTGATGGAGATGCGGGGTTTTAGAATTGAAGACTTTGCTTCACTGCATCCCGGAGGCACGTTGGGAAGAAAGCTTTTGCTTAAGGTGGAAGACCTGATGCATACCGGAGATGCTGTGCCTAAAGTATATCAGGACACTCTTATGAAACATGCAATTCTTGAGATTACCTCAAAAAGGCTCGGAGTAGTTGGGGTTTACAGCCACAAAGAAGAGCTTATGGGCATAATAACGGATGGTGACCTGAGAAGAGCAATTGAAAAACAGGAAAACATCCTGGAAAAAAAGGCCTTTGATATAATGACAAGTAATCCGAAAACTATGTTGAAAGATTCGCTTGCAGTGTATGCGTTAAAAAAGATGGAAGAATTTTCTATAACGTCACTTTTTGTTCTGGATAGAGAGGGTGAAACAAATCCCGTCGGGATAATACATATTCACGACCTTTTGAAGGCTAAAATAGTGTAAATGTTAACTTAAAAATGAGTAGACAGGAAGACAATTTTTAGGTAGTTATGGTGATAGATGAAAGACAGAAAGGTTATTGTTTATATAGCTTCAGGGTTTATAATTGCAAGCCTCCTCTTAGCACTCTATTTTTTTGTTAAAAAACCTGTAAGAATATCTATCCCTATATTGGATGAAGAGAAAAAGGTTATTGTCTTCAAGGATGTGAAGTATTCTGCAGAGAAAAAGGGGACAATAGACTGGGAGATAATCGCAAAAACTGCGCGTAAACATATAGACAAACCGGTTATAGAGATGGAAGATCTTGCAGGTAAGTATATGCCGAAGGACGGTGTTGTTGTTTCTTTCAAAGGTACAAAAGGTACGATGAACACGGAAGAAGAAAAAGGTACTGTTGAGAATGTAGACTTTATTTATAAAAGCGGTTACAGGCTTACAAGCAGGTATATGGATTTTGATTTCAAAAAAGGACTTACAAACACGAGTGCACCTGTGGATATCCAGGGCACGAAGCTAACCCTCAGAGGTGTCGGTTTAACAGCCAGCACAGAACAGGGAATCGTAAGAATCGAAAGAGATGTTACGGGATACATAGAAACCGATAAGGGTAGATACAGATTTGAGTCTGACAGATTTACATACAATATGAAAGAAAATGTCTATATCCTTGATGGCAAAGTCATCATGAAGGGCCAGGACATAAACCTGCTGTGCGATAGACTGTATCTTTTCAGTAAAGACAACGAAATGGAAAGAATAGATGCAAGAGGAAAGGTGCGATTGATTTCCAAAGGGACTATTGCGAAAAGCGAGAAGGCAGTATATTATCTTAAAGAAGATAAGGTTGTGTTGACTGAGAGACCAAAAATATTGAGGGACAATGTGGATATGGAAGGAGAGTCAATCGTATATAGCCTTTCAAGCAGAAAATTTTCTATAAATAAACCAAAGATGAGAATGGAGAAGTAATGCCTGAAATATTCAAACTTTTCACTGAGAGCGTCACGAAGTCTTATAATTCACGGAAGGTAGTTGACGATATTTCCATATATATAAAAACAGGCGAGATAGTCGGATTGTTTGGTCCGAATGGTGCAGGTAAAACCACCACATTTTACATGATTATCGGATTTACGAAACCGGACAGCGGCAGAATACTTCTTAATGCTGATGATATTACTACACTGCCCATGTTTATGAGAGCAAGAAGAGGCATTACCTATCTGCCCCAGGAGCCTTCTGTCTTCAAGAAAATGAGCGTTGAGGATAATCTTTTATCTATTCTTGAATTTAACGATATGGCCAAAGAATCAATGGAACATAAGGTAACGGAACTGCTCGAGGCATTCAAGCTTGATCATTTATCCAAAAACAATGCTGACTCGCTTTCAGGGGGTGAAAGGAGAAGACTGGAGATTGCAAGAGCTCTCATGATTTCCCCCAGGTTTATGTTGCTCGATGAGCCCTTTTCAGGCATAGATCCCATATCTGTTTCCGATTTAAAAAAGATCATAAACGGTTTAAAAAATAAAGATATAGGTATACTTTTATCCGACCATAATGTAAGAGACTCTCTACCCATTTGCGACAGGGCCTATGTCGTGAATAACGGCAAGGTGCTTCTTGAAGGTACCCCGGAAAGCGTGGCAGGTGATAAGATGGTAAGAGAGGTATATTTAGGCGAGGAATTCAAAATAGATGTTGGAGCTTAAACAAACACAGAGACTTCTCCCCGTATTGACTCAGCAGCTTCAGCAGGCAATAAAACTCTTGCAAATGTCACAACTGGAATTGGTTGAGGCAATTGAACAGGAGCTCGAAGAAAATCCCATTTTAGAAGCAACCGAGCAAGAGCCTGCAGAAGAACAGATTAAGGAGGAGGAAAATACAGAAGAACTTTTTGAAAGATACACTTCTTCAGAGGAATTCGTAGGCAGAGATGATAAGGAGTATCCTGACTATGAAAATATTGTAAAAAAGACATATAATCTCAGGGATTATCTGCGTTGGCAGATAGGGTTTTCATTCACAGATTCGAATGAGCGTATAGCGTCTGAATGGATTATCGAAAATATTGATGATAATGGATATCTGGTTGATCCTATCCCGGAGATATCAAAAGCATCCGGGTACACTACGGAGTTGCTTGAAAGCGTTCTTAAAAAAGTTCAAAAGCTTGACCCTGCCGGGATTGGTGCAAGAAACCTGAGGGAATCCGTGTTTCTCCAATATGAATCAAAGGGGGTAAAGGATTTTGTATTCGAAGATATAATGAACGTATACTTTGATCTGTACCCGAAAGTAAATGTTAATGAAATTGTAAAAAAAACAGGATATGCCCCGGACAAAATCCAGGATGTTCTTAACAAAATAAAAGAGTTTGACCCGAAGCCGGGAAGAAACTTCAGTGATGATTTTACGTCTTATATTGTGCCTGATGTTTATGTAATAAAGGGAGAAGATGGTTTTGAAGTATATTTAAGCGATGATAATATACCGGATCTTAAGCTTAATGGTTACTATATAGACATTTATGCAGCCGGCAATGTTGATGGTGAAACAAAAAGATATATCAAGAAAAAACTAAAACAGGCGGAATGGTTTATAAAAAGTTTAAAGCAGCGGCAAAAAACCCTCTTCAACGTTTCGAAAAGCATCGTAAAATTCCAGGAAGCGTTCTTTGAGAGAGGTGTACGATTTTTAAAACCCATGATATTGAAAGACATTGCATTGGACGTAGGTGTCCATGAATCTACGGTAAGCCGGATAACAACTAACAAATATATGAGTACCCAGTTTGGAGTTTTTGAATTAAAATTCTTCTTTCCCACAGGTATATACCAGGAGGAAGGAGATCAACTTTCTACAAACATTATAAAGGATTTGATTTTAGAATATATTGGAAAAGAAGATAAGAGGAACCCCTTAACCGATGATGAGCTGGTTTCACTTTTGAAGACAGAACGGGACATAAAAATTGCAAGAAGAACAATCGCAAAGTATAGAGAAATACTCAATATAGACTCTTCCCGGCAAAGAAAAGTCGAGGAGTAAATTGGATTGACAAGGTGTGCCATATCTGGTAACTTTGTTGAATAAGGTTGGGTATGCACCAACCTTATTTTTTAAATAAACGGCTGTAGACAATCAGCGGTTGGCAATAAAAACTGACGACTGATGGTTAAAGCCGAATTGATCATTGGAGGCAACATGGATATAACAATAAGTTTCAGGCATCTTAATCCGGATGATAATCTAAAACAATATGCTGAAGAAAAACTTACAAGATTACAGAAATTTGTTGAAGTGCCTCTTGATGTACATGCAGTACTTTCGCTTGAAAGAAAATACAGATATAGAATAGATGTCATGTTCACTTTGAATGGTGTTGTTATAAATGCCCATGAAGTTATGGATGATATGCATGCTGCTGTAGATAAAATACTTGATAAACTTGAAAGAAGACTCACAAGGTATCGGGATAAGCTGAAAAAATACAGAGAAAATAAGCCAAAACGCGCTGTTTCTGCAAACATAGAAGCAGAATCGAAAATTATTATGACAAAGGCTATTAATGCAAAACCAATGGACCCGGAAGAAGCCATTATGCAGCTTGAAGCATCCGGGGATAGTTTCATCATATTCAGCAATACCGAAATGGGTAATATCTGTGTAGTTTACAAGAGAAAAGACGGGAATTTTGGCCTGATTGAAACGACAGGAAAGCCTGTATGAGAATAGAAGATATACTCAGAGAATCCTGTGTTGTGTCAAATATAAAAAGCAAAGGGAAAAAAGAAGCCCTTTTTGAGCTTGTCAGTGTTTTAAAGGAGGCAAACCTTATCAAGGATGTTGAAAAAGTGGTTGATATTGTCCTTGAGCGCGAAAAGCTCGGCAGCACAGGAATAGGCGATGGCGTTGCAATACCTCACGGCAAGATGAAGGGCATAAACAATATCCTTTGCGTTTTTGGAAAATCAAAAAACGGTGTAGACTTTGATGCAGTTGACAGAAAACCTGTTCGGATCTTCTTCTTGCTGCTTGCACCTGAGGATTCGGCAAACCTGCATCTCAAAACATTGTCGCGCATTTCAAAACTATTGCGCGATCCTTCATTTAAAAAGAAACTTATGGATTTGAATGATTCACATGAAATATACAGCAGTATTATCGAAGAGGACAGAAAGATTTGACATTGACACTTTCGTTTTTTAAAAAACCTGAAATCCAAAAACTAATAAGTAAAAACCGATGAAGGGCGTAACGGTTCAGGAACTCAACGACAACAAATCATACGGATTGGAATTGGAGGTTATTTCCGGGTTCAAAGGTCTTTCAAGAAAGATATACAATCAGAGAATACAGAAGCTCGGGCTTGTAGTTACAGGTCATACTGTATATCTGCACCCCCATAGAGTTCAAATCCTCGGCAGCACTGAAATCTCATATCTGAGATCGATTGAAAACCAGGAATGTCTGAAAATAATTAAAGAACTCTGTAAGCACGATGTGGTCTGTTTCATAGTAACACGTAATCTCAAGGTTCCGGAATATTTCCTTACAGAAACAGAAGAAAAGGGTATACCCTTACTACGCTCCAGGCTTACGACTTCAGTGTTTATTGAAAGGATCACTAAGCTTCTTGAAGAAAAACTTGCTCCTTCTACAACCGTTCACGGGGTTTTAGTAGACATTATGGGAGTTGGGATCCTGATTATAGGAAGACCGGGTATCGGAAAAAGCGAAAACGCCCTTGAACTTATTATGAGAGGACACAGACTTATAGTTGATGATGTAGTATATGTAAAAAAAATGGGCGCCATAGATCTTTATGGAGAATCGCCTGAAATGATTGAAAATCTTTTAGAGATAAGAGGTATAGGTGTCGTAGATATAGGTCGTCTTTTCGGGGTTTCTTCTGTGAGAAAGAAAATAAAGATTGATTTTGTAGTTGAACTGGTTGACTGGAACCAGAAGGAAGAGTATGACAGAATTGGTTTTCAGGAAGATAAATACAGGCTTCTGAGTATTGATTTACCATTGGTAAGGATTCCAATCAGTCCGGGGAGGAACGTATCTACAATTATTGAGCTTGCCTGTAGAAATTACATTCTTAAAAAGCAGGGGATCAATACTGCCTTAGAACTGGAGGAAAAAATGCTGAAATCCATGAAGGTGGAAGAAATATCTTGAAATTCATAATTCTCAGCGGCATTTCAGGTTCAGGAAAGACAACATTCTTAAGAGCACTTGAAGATACAGGCTATTTTTGTGTAGACAATTTTCCACTTGTTTTGCTGAAAAATTTTTCATTACTTTCAAAAATGTTAGGCGATAAAGTACAAAAGTGTGCGCTTGTCATAGATATAAGGGAAAAGGAATTTTTTGACTTAGGCAAGAAGATTCTTAAACGTATCAAAAAGCAACCTGAAGCAGAACTTATTTTTCTTGAGAGCTCTGACGAGGTTTTGCTTAAACGATTCAAGGAAACAAGAAGACTCCATCCTTTGAATGCCAATTCAAACATAAAAGATGCATTAAAAGAAGAGAGAGAACTTATAGGATGGATAAAAGATATTTCAGACAAAGTAATAGACACTTCAGCTCTTACTCCTCACGAACTAAGACGTTTTGCGCTCAAAAATTACAGCCATACTGAATATAAAATGAAAATAAACCTCATGTCCTTTGGTTATGCTTACGGGATACCACTTGAAGCAGATATGGTTCTGGATGTAAGGTTTTTACCGAACCCTTTTTTTGTTGAGGGTTTGAAAGATAAAACAGGTCTTTCGGAAGAGATATCTGAATATATTATGTCCAACGATGTTTATAATAAATATTTTCTTTTGCTTTTGGATTTTTTGTTATATCTTATACCGCTATTTGAAAAAGAAGGTAAAAGTTATC
This DNA window, taken from Pseudomonadota bacterium, encodes the following:
- the rpoN gene encoding RNA polymerase factor sigma-54; the encoded protein is MLELKQTQRLLPVLTQQLQQAIKLLQMSQLELVEAIEQELEENPILEATEQEPAEEQIKEEENTEELFERYTSSEEFVGRDDKEYPDYENIVKKTYNLRDYLRWQIGFSFTDSNERIASEWIIENIDDNGYLVDPIPEISKASGYTTELLESVLKKVQKLDPAGIGARNLRESVFLQYESKGVKDFVFEDIMNVYFDLYPKVNVNEIVKKTGYAPDKIQDVLNKIKEFDPKPGRNFSDDFTSYIVPDVYVIKGEDGFEVYLSDDNIPDLKLNGYYIDIYAAGNVDGETKRYIKKKLKQAEWFIKSLKQRQKTLFNVSKSIVKFQEAFFERGVRFLKPMILKDIALDVGVHESTVSRITTNKYMSTQFGVFELKFFFPTGIYQEEGDQLSTNIIKDLILEYIGKEDKRNPLTDDELVSLLKTERDIKIARRTIAKYREILNIDSSRQRKVEE
- the raiA gene encoding ribosome-associated translation inhibitor RaiA; translated protein: MDITISFRHLNPDDNLKQYAEEKLTRLQKFVEVPLDVHAVLSLERKYRYRIDVMFTLNGVVINAHEVMDDMHAAVDKILDKLERRLTRYRDKLKKYRENKPKRAVSANIEAESKIIMTKAINAKPMDPEEAIMQLEASGDSFIIFSNTEMGNICVVYKRKDGNFGLIETTGKPV
- the lptB gene encoding LPS export ABC transporter ATP-binding protein translates to MPEIFKLFTESVTKSYNSRKVVDDISIYIKTGEIVGLFGPNGAGKTTTFYMIIGFTKPDSGRILLNADDITTLPMFMRARRGITYLPQEPSVFKKMSVEDNLLSILEFNDMAKESMEHKVTELLEAFKLDHLSKNNADSLSGGERRRLEIARALMISPRFMLLDEPFSGIDPISVSDLKKIINGLKNKDIGILLSDHNVRDSLPICDRAYVVNNGKVLLEGTPESVAGDKMVREVYLGEEFKIDVGA
- the rapZ gene encoding RNase adapter RapZ, whose protein sequence is MKFIILSGISGSGKTTFLRALEDTGYFCVDNFPLVLLKNFSLLSKMLGDKVQKCALVIDIREKEFFDLGKKILKRIKKQPEAELIFLESSDEVLLKRFKETRRLHPLNANSNIKDALKEERELIGWIKDISDKVIDTSALTPHELRRFALKNYSHTEYKMKINLMSFGYAYGIPLEADMVLDVRFLPNPFFVEGLKDKTGLSEEISEYIMSNDVYNKYFLLLLDFLLYLIPLFEKEGKSYLTICFGCTGGKHRSVFITSKLLEKLLCMHYDVSTIHRDIDK
- a CDS encoding KpsF/GutQ family sugar-phosphate isomerase produces the protein MEGLDNTFERAVNIIFKCSGRVVLTGIGKSGLVCKKIASTLSSVGTPALFLHPADSLHGDLGMLQKGDVLIVVSNSGETDEVIGILPWIKRMDIATLVITGNTDSSIAQYGDVVLSINVDEACPFNIVPTSSTTATLAMGDAIAVALMEMRGFRIEDFASLHPGGTLGRKLLLKVEDLMHTGDAVPKVYQDTLMKHAILEITSKRLGVVGVYSHKEELMGIITDGDLRRAIEKQENILEKKAFDIMTSNPKTMLKDSLAVYALKKMEEFSITSLFVLDREGETNPVGIIHIHDLLKAKIV
- a CDS encoding PTS sugar transporter subunit IIA, with amino-acid sequence MRIEDILRESCVVSNIKSKGKKEALFELVSVLKEANLIKDVEKVVDIVLEREKLGSTGIGDGVAIPHGKMKGINNILCVFGKSKNGVDFDAVDRKPVRIFFLLLAPEDSANLHLKTLSRISKLLRDPSFKKKLMDLNDSHEIYSSIIEEDRKI
- the lptC gene encoding LPS export ABC transporter periplasmic protein LptC, with the protein product MKDRKVIVYIASGFIIASLLLALYFFVKKPVRISIPILDEEKKVIVFKDVKYSAEKKGTIDWEIIAKTARKHIDKPVIEMEDLAGKYMPKDGVVVSFKGTKGTMNTEEEKGTVENVDFIYKSGYRLTSRYMDFDFKKGLTNTSAPVDIQGTKLTLRGVGLTASTEQGIVRIERDVTGYIETDKGRYRFESDRFTYNMKENVYILDGKVIMKGQDINLLCDRLYLFSKDNEMERIDARGKVRLISKGTIAKSEKAVYYLKEDKVVLTERPKILRDNVDMEGESIVYSLSSRKFSINKPKMRMEK
- the hprK gene encoding HPr(Ser) kinase/phosphatase, which gives rise to MKGVTVQELNDNKSYGLELEVISGFKGLSRKIYNQRIQKLGLVVTGHTVYLHPHRVQILGSTEISYLRSIENQECLKIIKELCKHDVVCFIVTRNLKVPEYFLTETEEKGIPLLRSRLTTSVFIERITKLLEEKLAPSTTVHGVLVDIMGVGILIIGRPGIGKSENALELIMRGHRLIVDDVVYVKKMGAIDLYGESPEMIENLLEIRGIGVVDIGRLFGVSSVRKKIKIDFVVELVDWNQKEEYDRIGFQEDKYRLLSIDLPLVRIPISPGRNVSTIIELACRNYILKKQGINTALELEEKMLKSMKVEEIS